The genome window CGTTGTCAGTGCAGCCGCTCATCGCAATTAGTGAAAAAATCACCATTATTTTCATCCATTTTTGGATCTGTACCACTGGCATATTCAATTCCTCCATTAACTTTTGCCAAACTCAAATGTAGCCAAATTCAGCAAATTTGAAAGTAAATTTTGTAAATGGTTTAAATCGCCGTATCGCGAAATCCAAATGCAGCCCGGCGGGTTACGTTTCCGATCATTTAAGTGGTTGATTTTATCGCGATTTGGTGTATCTTAAATACAATGAATGGTACCATTTTGATAGAAACAGCCATTTGGCGAACCGGTTGTTTAACTGACGCATAAACTATGAATAATCAGCTACTTAACCAGAATTTCAAATTGAACGGCAGATTTGGCATTTTCAGAAAAATTGTCATTCTGGCGATGCTGTTGACGGTTATTCCGCTGGTGACGATCGGATTTTACACCCTGCACACAGTGGATGAAGCCGGGCAGGACATCAGCAAACGAACAACTAACGCGCTAAACCAACGAACCATCGATGCGCTGGAGATGCAGGCGTATTACATCGCCGAATCCGTGCGGAATTTTTTGCTGAAAGTTGAAACAGATTTGCAATATCTTGCCAAAACCAATCTATCTCAGGAACGGCTGGCGCTGTTCGCGAAACAAAAAACGTCTCAGGTTTGGGAAGCATATTCGGATGTGCACAGCGGCAAATTGCCGTTGTATAAAGAAATTACCGTTATCGATGCCAACGGTAATGAGCAGATCAACATCCGGAATGGCAAAATTACCCCGGAAAACCAGTTACGAAATGTTCGCAGCCCCGAAAACACAACTTATCTGGTAGAAGATTATTTTGTGAAAACCCGCGATTTGCCGCCCGGCGAAATTTATGTGTCGCGGTTGACCGGATTTTACATCAGCGAACCGGAGCATCTGCAAGGTTTTGCCAATCCCGAAGAAGCGATCCGCAACACCAAAATTCATTACGACGGCGTTATTCGTTTTGCAACGCCGCTGTACACCGATGGCAAATTTTCGGGCATGGTTACGCTGGGGTTGGATCAACGCCATTTGATGGAATTTACCCAACATGTGCTGCCGTTGAGCACAGAAAAAGTCTCGTTTCCCATTTACAATTCCGGAAATTACGCGTTCATGTTTGATGACGAGGGCTGGATTATCACCCATCCCAAATTGTGGGATATTCGCGGGGTGGATAAAAACGGACGCTGGATAAAAGCATATTCAGCGGATACACCCGAAGATTTGATCGATGGCGGATTTATCCCGTTTAATCTGGATACCGCCGGATTTATTCATGAAAATTATCCGATTGTTTCCAACGCCGTTCGCCAAAAAGAGCGCGGCACCGTCATCACCAAAAATGTGGGTGGCGTTTCCAAAATTATGTCGTACGCGCCAATTTTGTATGAAAAAGGCGCGTTTTCCCGGCACGGCATTTTTGGGGGAATTACGGTTGGCGCAGAAATTTACGGCTTTAACGAACCGGCGCAATTTGTTGAAAATGAAATACTTACAACGTTAGCTTTGGTGCGAAACCGGCTGTGGTGGATTGTGGGAATCGCGATTATCATCACGCTAGTGGTATCGATTATTTTATCGCATGGCTTTGCCAAACCGATCATCCATCTCACCAAAGTGGCGAACCAGATTGCCAACGGCAGTTTCAAAAAACGCATCAACATCAACCGGGAAGATGAGATCGGGACGCTGGCGGTGAGCTTTAACGATATGGCAGATAAACTCGACCAAAACCGCTTTCAACTGCTCTCGACCATTTCCGAATTGCGGTCATCCAAAACCGAAACCGAAAAATACGCCAATGAGCTGGAATACCAGATCAAAATTTTGCAGGGCATCCAGCGCATCAGCAATATTTTGGGCACAACATTTAATATGAACACGGTTATCCGGTTAATTTTGGAGCATTGCATCAACAGTATTGGCTTCGACCGGACCATTTTGTATTTGATAGATGAGCAGCAGCAATATCTGGAATGCACGGAAACCCACGGTTTTAACGCAGAAAATGAGAAATACGCCCGCCGTTCCCGCTATCATCTGGAACGATACGATTGCATCGAAACGCGGGTGGTGCGCGAAGGGCGCATTATTTATGTGGAAGATTTTGCGCATTATCCGGAGGCAACGGAGCTGGATAAAAAAATCTATAATTTCACAAAAAGTAACTCGTTTGTGTATGTGCCGCTAAAGGTGAAGGAAAAAATTATCGGGATTTTGGGCGCGGATAAAGTGCGATCGAAAAATCCGATAACCCAAACGGACATCAACTCGCTGCAGATTTTGGCGAACCAGGCTTCGCGGGTGATCGAAAACACCCGGCTGTATCAGGAGGTGATTAACCAGCGCAATTTTGTGGAAGATATCATCAGCAATATGCAAAACGGCGTAATTACGATAAATAGCAACGGCAGGATTACCAGCTTCAATCGCGCGGCCAGTAAAATTCTGCAAAGCGGCAATCCCGCGATGTTCAACCCCAATTCGCAAATGTCTATCGAAACACTGTCCGTTATTCAGGAAGTGAAGGACAGGCTGTTCGAGAACGGTTCGTACAGCAATTACAACGTAAAAGTGGAAACCGAAAACGGGTTGAAATTCCTCAATATTCTGGCATCGCTGATTAAACGGAACGAACCGACCAACGACGGCATCATTATTATTGAAGATGTGACCGAACGGAAACAGCTCGATGATCACGTTCAGCAACTGGAACGGTTGGCATCGCTGGGCAGGTTCGGCGCCAGCATTGCGCACGAAATCCGCAATCCGCTGACGGGCGTCAGCCTTTTTCTGGATAATTTGCACGACAGGCTTGCCGGTCAGCCGGATGTTGCGAATCTGGTTGCGAAAGCGCTGGAAGAAATTGAGCGACTGGAAAAACTAACTCACGAAATATTAGTTTATACGCATCCATCTGCCGGTGAACTGAAGTTGTCGAATATCAACGATATCATCTCAAATGTGTTGGGATTTATCGACACACAATTTATCAACAACGGCATTATCGTTACCAAAAAATTGGACGAACAGTTGCCCGATGCGTTGATAAATGCAGACCGGATGCGCCAGGCGTTGCTCAATTTGTTCATCAACGCGATTCAGGCGATGCCGGATGGCGGCAGGTTGTGGGTATCCACATCGCTGATCAATAAAATTCCCGTGTTGGTGCAAAACGCGGAATCGATAGCGGCAAACGGTTGGCTCAAAATTCGGGTGCAGGATAACGGTCCCGGTATTCCGCCCACAGAACGCAAAAAAATATTTGAACCGTTTTATTCGAAAAAACAAAAGGGCACCGGGTTGGGTTTGGCGACCACTTACAGCATTATTTCCGCCCAGAATGGGGTGATTCGCGTTGGCGGCAAAGTGGGTTCCGGCGCAATTTTCACGATTTATTTGCCGCTGACCGCGGAAACCACCGGAGTGATAACCGGATAATTTTTGGAGATTTTATGAGTGGACACAATATTTTAGTGATCGATGACGAGGAGTTTATCCGGCTGAATTTGCAAAATATTTTGCAGGAAGAACATCACCGGATATTTTTGTGCAGCTCCGGAAAAGAAGCGATTGCCACGGTTCAAAACAGCGATTTCTCATTGGTTTTATTGGACTTGAATCTGCCGGATATGAACGGTATCGATATTTTACGGCAGCTAAAGCAAATTCAGCCGAATTTGCTGGTGATCATTATCACCGGATTTGCGTCGGTAGAATCTGCGGTGGAAGCCATAAAACTGGGCGCGTATGATTACATCAAAAAACCGTTTAAAGCCGATGCCATTAAATTAATTGTGAAACTGGCGCTGGAAACGCAGGCGCTCAAAGAGCGGGTAAAGCAGTTGCTGCAAACCCACAAACCCACCGGATTGAACACCATTTTGGGCGACAGCGCCGAAATTTTAAAAGTGAAACATCAGATTTTGGAATTTGCCAAATACGATTCGGAAACGGTGCTGATCACCGGCGAAAGCGGCACGGGAAAAGAGCTGATTTCGCAGGCGTTGCACAACCTTAGCCCACGCCATCAATTTGATTTTGTTGAAGTTAACTGCGCATCCATCCCGGAAAATTTGTTGGAGAGCGAGCTGTTTGGTTACGAAAAA of Calditrichia bacterium contains these proteins:
- a CDS encoding HAMP domain-containing protein, coding for MNNQLLNQNFKLNGRFGIFRKIVILAMLLTVIPLVTIGFYTLHTVDEAGQDISKRTTNALNQRTIDALEMQAYYIAESVRNFLLKVETDLQYLAKTNLSQERLALFAKQKTSQVWEAYSDVHSGKLPLYKEITVIDANGNEQINIRNGKITPENQLRNVRSPENTTYLVEDYFVKTRDLPPGEIYVSRLTGFYISEPEHLQGFANPEEAIRNTKIHYDGVIRFATPLYTDGKFSGMVTLGLDQRHLMEFTQHVLPLSTEKVSFPIYNSGNYAFMFDDEGWIITHPKLWDIRGVDKNGRWIKAYSADTPEDLIDGGFIPFNLDTAGFIHENYPIVSNAVRQKERGTVITKNVGGVSKIMSYAPILYEKGAFSRHGIFGGITVGAEIYGFNEPAQFVENEILTTLALVRNRLWWIVGIAIIITLVVSIILSHGFAKPIIHLTKVANQIANGSFKKRININREDEIGTLAVSFNDMADKLDQNRFQLLSTISELRSSKTETEKYANELEYQIKILQGIQRISNILGTTFNMNTVIRLILEHCINSIGFDRTILYLIDEQQQYLECTETHGFNAENEKYARRSRYHLERYDCIETRVVREGRIIYVEDFAHYPEATELDKKIYNFTKSNSFVYVPLKVKEKIIGILGADKVRSKNPITQTDINSLQILANQASRVIENTRLYQEVINQRNFVEDIISNMQNGVITINSNGRITSFNRAASKILQSGNPAMFNPNSQMSIETLSVIQEVKDRLFENGSYSNYNVKVETENGLKFLNILASLIKRNEPTNDGIIIIEDVTERKQLDDHVQQLERLASLGRFGASIAHEIRNPLTGVSLFLDNLHDRLAGQPDVANLVAKALEEIERLEKLTHEILVYTHPSAGELKLSNINDIISNVLGFIDTQFINNGIIVTKKLDEQLPDALINADRMRQALLNLFINAIQAMPDGGRLWVSTSLINKIPVLVQNAESIAANGWLKIRVQDNGPGIPPTERKKIFEPFYSKKQKGTGLGLATTYSIISAQNGVIRVGGKVGSGAIFTIYLPLTAETTGVITG